The sequence CATGGGTGCGCCTCGGCCGGTTCTACTTCGACGCCGGTGTGGCGCCGAACGCCGGATCCGTGACCCTCGCCAACGACTCGGCCGACGCCGGCACGACCGTGTCGGCCGACGCCGTGCGCATCGGCGGCGGCATGGGGACGATCGATCGCGGCGGCGGCGTCAGCGGCCGGCCGATGTTCGAAAACGCGGCGCGCTACTACGCGCAACTGTCCGGCGCGCCGCCGTCGGTGTACGACTACACGACCGCCGACGGCAACGACGACGTCGGCACGCGGTCGCGGTTCGCCGCGTGGGATCACGAGGACGGCGAGGACGCGGTCTACGTCGCGTGGCACACCAACGCGCCGAGCCCGGCGCGAGGCACGTCGTCGTTCGCGTACGGCCCGAGCGCGTACGGCAGCGTCGATGAGTTCACGGGCGTGCCGGGTTCGCTCGAACTGATGGACGCGATCCACCGCGAGCTGATCGGCGACATCCGCGCCGCGTGGGACCCGGAGTGGACCGACCGCGGCCAGCACACCGCCTACTTCGGCGAGGTCAACCCGAACCACAACCCGGAGATGCCGGCGGCGCTGTTCGAGGTCGCGTTCCACGACACCGCCGAGGACGCCGACGCGCTGCGCGATCCGCGGTTTCGCCGGCTCGCCGCCCGGGCGATCGCGCAAGGCGTGGCGCGCTACTTCGCCGCGCGCGACGGCGCGGAGCTGGTGTTGCCGCCGGAGCCGCCGGCCGGCGTGTCCGCGACGCAAGCCGGCGGCGTCGTGACCCTCGCGTGGCGGCCGCCGGAGCCCGACCCGGCCGGCGGCGATCCGCCCGACGCGTACGTCGTGTACCTGTCCGGCGACGGCCATGCGTTCGACGACGGCCGCGTGGTCGACGGCGAGCGGCTCGAACTGACCGGGCTGTCGCCGGGCGAGGCGGTGTACGCGCGGGTGACCGCGATCAACGCGGGCGGCGAATCGCTGCCGTCGCCGGTCGTGGGCGCGCGCGTGGCGACCGGGCCGGCGGCGCGCGTGCTGGTCGTCGGCGGGTTCGACCGGCTCGACGGCGCGATGCTCGTGCGCGAGGACCTGTCGGCCTATGCGCTCGGTACGGTCGACCGCGGCCTGCTCGATCGGATCAACGACGGCAGCTACGCGGCGCGCCACGGGGCGGCCATCGCCGCGGCCGGCGTGAGCTTCGACGGCGCCGATCACACCGCGGTCGCCGCCGGCGACGTGGACCTCGGCCGCTACGATCTGGTCGACTGGTTCGTCGGCGAGGAGTCGACCGCCGACGTGCCGTTCGACGGCGCCGAGCGCGCGGCCATCGCCGCGTTCGTCGCCGGCGGCGGCGGACTGTTCGTGAGCGGCTCCGAGATCGGCTGGGCGCTCGAGGACCGCGGGCTCGCGCCCGGCTTCGTCGCGGACGTGCTGCGCGCGGCGTTCGTCGCCGACGACGCGGGGACGTACGGCGTGGTCGCGGCCGGCGAGCCGTTCGACGGGCTGGCGGCGCTTGCGTTCGACGACCGCGGCCCCGGCGGCTACGACGCGGAGTTCCCCGACGTGTGGGCGCCGGCCGACGGCTCGGGCGCGGTCGTCGCGCTGCGCTACGACGGCGGCGGCGGCGCGGCGATCGCGTGGCGGGACCCGACGGGGGGCGCGCGCACGCTCACGTTCGGGTTCCCGTTCGAGACGATCTCCGGCGAGTCGGCGCGCGCCGACGTGATGGCGCGCGCGCTCGCGTTCTTCGGCGTCGACCCGGATCCGCCGCCGATCGGTCCGGACGCCGGCGCGGGCGCCGGGGCCGACGCCGGCGCGGGCGGCAGCGGCGGCGAGGTGACGGCCGGGTGCGGATGCCGCGCGACATCGGGCCGGCGGCCGTGGCCCGCGTCGCCGATTTGTGTATTCTTCGCGGCCGTATGGACCATCCGCAGGTTGTCGTCACGGCCGAGACGGTCGAGCGGACGATCGCGACGTTCACGGCGCTCGACCAGGCGGGCGACAAGCGCACGATGACCAAACTCGCGCGCCGGTTGGGCAAGGACCAGCCGGCGCTGCTGCGGTTCGCCGCGCGCCTGAAGGACGACCACGGCGATGCCGTCGGCGAGGCGGCCGTGTTCTACGGCACGCTGGTGTGGGCGATGTTCGAGACCCAGTTCGGCAAGAAGCTGCACCGGCTCACGCAGGCCAACCTCGAAGCCGCGCGCGAAGTCGTCGCCGCCGAACGGGCCAAGATCGACGGGCTCGACGCACGGCCGGTCCACGAGCGCACCGCGCCGGCGCTGGTCGACCGGCAGCCGCACGTGTACGCGAAGCTGGTCGAACTCGTCGAGGAGGACGTGCGCGAGGGCGCGATGGCCGAGGAGACGGCGGCGCTCATCTTCGAGCCGACGCAGGTCATCGTCGAGGCGTTCGACGCCGCGATGGCCGGCCGGCGGCCGGGCCAGCGGCTCGGTCCGGTCGTGCGCGAGACGCCGAAGGTGGGCCGCAACGACCCCTGCCCGTGCGGATCCGGCAAAAAGTACAAGCGCTGCTGCGGCGCCGCGTGATTCGGCCGGCGCGGCTGTATAGTCGCCGCCGATGGGCATGAAACCGCGACAGGGACGACAGCCGGAGTCGCCGGCGCGCGCCGCGGACGTGACGGCGGCCGATCCGGCGCTGTGGGCGCCGCTGACCGAGGGCGAGCGCGCCGACGCGCTGCGGCTCGTGGCCGAGGACGGCCGCGCCGCCGGCATGGTCAAGGTGGGTCGCTATCGCGTCGCGGCCGTCGAGCCGCTCGCGCTCAAGCCTCCGCATCCGCGCGCGGGGCGCCGCTGCGCGCGCGTCGTCGCGTACGACTACGCCGCCGCCGCGCGGGTCGACGCGGGCGTCGACCTCGATGCCGGCGACGTGTTCCATTTCGCGACCGCGGCAGGGCAACCGCCGCTGGCGGCCGCGGAGGAGGCCGCCGCGATCGCCGTCGCCGCCGCCGATCCCGACGTGCAGGCGCAACTCGGACTCGACGACCGGCCGCGCGCGGCGCTGCAGTACTGGAGCCGCCATCCGGCGGACCGCGCGTACCGCGCGCGCGCGGCCGCGGTGGTGTTCGGCCCGGCCGGAGGCGCGCCGTCGGTGGTGGCCGTCGTGGATCTGGCTGACCGGCAGGTGACCGAGGTCGTGCCGGCGGAGCGATGGTGACGGCGATGACCGGCGTCCTCGTGGAAGCGAACTGGCGCGTGCACTACCGGATGACGGAGACCGCAGGGCTCGCGGTCCACCTGGTGGACTACTGCGGCCGCCGCGTGCTGTGGGACGCGTCGCTGCCGTTCGTGCTCGTCGACCATCAGCAGACCGACCTCGACCCGGAGGACCGCGTCGACCGGCACGGTCCCGTGTGGGCGCCGCTCGGCGCGCGCACGCAGGCCGGCGACGTGCGCGTGCAGGCGTTCCGCGGCGGGTTCGAACTGGCGGTCGACTTCGCGGCCGGACCGTTTCGGTACACGCAGTTGTGGCGGTTTCACCGAGACGGCCGCGCCGCGCCGTGGCTGATTGTGCATCCCGGCGGGCTGCACCCGGCGCACACGTATCACCCGCATTGGCGATTCGACATCGACCTCGACGGAGCGCTCGACGATGCGTTCGAGGTGTTTCGCGGCGGCCGCTGGGAGCGGGTCGCCGAGGAGGGCTGGTTCCCGTACACGGGCGAGGCCGACGCGGACGGCGCCGTGTGGCGGCAGGTCGACTTCGGCTCGGGGGCGTGCGTGTCGGTGCGGCCCAACCAGTGGGAGGACGCGGAGGTGTTCGCCGTGCGCTACCACGACGGCGAGTGGCCGCCGTTTGGCCCGCACGGCGGATCTGGCGATCAGCCGTATCCGGCCGCGTTCGTCGGCGACGAACCGCTCGATGGCGAGGACGTGACGCTGTGGTACGTCGGCCACGTCCACTACGACGACGCGTTCCCGTTCGTGTCCGGCCCGTGGCTGCGCGTGACCGGCTTCGGTCCGTGACGCCCGCGGCCGCCCGCGGATGCGCCGCCCGTGGTGCGCCCCCCGGAGGACGACGCGCGGGCCGCCGGCGAGGGCGTCCCGCCCGCGTCGCTTGCGGCGCCCCGGGAGGCCGGCCAGGCGCCCGTCTTGCGCAACAATCGCCATCGTGACGCGCGGTTGGCCCGCAACCCGCGCGGCGGGCGGGCATGCCCGCGGCGGCGCCGCCGGCCGGCCCCCCTCAACTTCGCGCGGGTCTGGCCGATTTCGAGGGCGAGGAGGGATGGGCCAACTCACGGACATCGACGACCTGACGGCCCGGCGCGCCGCCGCGACCGTCGTGCGCCCGCCGGACCTGGGCCCCGGCTCGATGGTCGGCGAGTGGGAGATCGAGAGCGAACTGGCCGCCGGTGGCATGGGGATCGTCTACGCCGTGCGCCACCCGATCATCGGCAAGCGCGCGGCGCTGAAGTTGTTGCGTCCGGAGCTCGCGCGCGACGCGGAGGTCGTGCGGCGATTCGTCGCCGAGGCCACTGCCGTCAACACGATCAACCATCCGAACATCGTCGACGTGTTCGGGTTCGGCTGCCACTCGGACGGGCGCCACTACTGCGTGATGGAGCTTCTGTCCGGCGAGAGCCTCGCCGACCGGCTCGAGCGCGAGGTCCAGTTGCCGCTGGCGGACGCGATGCCGATTCTCCGAGACATCGCGGACGCGATCGACGCGGCGCACGCGCTGGGAGTCGTGCACCGCGACCTGAAGCCCGACAACGTGTTCCTCACCGACGGCGGGACCGTCAAGGTGCTCGACTTCGGTATCGCCAAGCTCGTCGAGCAACAGCGCACCGCGACGCAGCCCGGCGCAATCCTCGGCACGCCGCTGACGATGGCGCCCGAGCAGTGCCGCGGCGACGACGTGGACCATCGCGCCGACGTGTACGCGTTCGGTGCGCTCGTCTATCGCGTATTGCTCGGGCGGTATCCGTTCGAGGCAGACGACGTGCACGCGTTGCTGTTGCACCACGTCAGCGACGATCCGCCGCCGCCGAGCGCGCTCGGCGCCTCGGCTCGGCTCGACGGCCCGCTGCTGCGCGCGCTCGCCAAGGATCCGGCGGCGCGCTACGACAGCCTCGGCGAGCTGCTCGACGACATCGAACGGGCGGTCTCGAGCAGGCCCGAGGTCGTCGCCGACGCGATCGGCTACGAGACCGGCGATGTGCCCGCGATCGACGACGCCCGCGGCCCGAGTCGGAGGGTGCGGTGCGTGGCCTACGCGCCGGCCGCCGATGCGGTCGCGACCGACGGCGAAGGCGGGGCGATCGACGTGTGGAGCCTCGACGGCCAACGCAGCGTGCGCCTCGAGGGCCACGCCGGCGACGTGACGCACGTCGCCTACAGCCCGACCGGAGACCTCATCGCATCGGCGGCGCTCGACCTGCAGATTCGCGTGTGGCGGACCAACGGATCGCTGATGCACGTGCTGCGAGGACATCGGGCGCGCATCACCGCGCTGCGGTTCTCCGAGGACGGCACGCGCATCCTGTCCGGCGCGGAAGATGGCGCCATCCGGGTGTGGGAGATCGGCACGGCGCGCGAGTGGGTGTACAAGGGCCACCGCGGCGCCGTCCGCGCTGTCGTTGCATCGCCAACGGATGTGCGGATCGCATCGGTCGGCGACGACCGCACGGCGCGCGTGTGGGACGACAGCCGCGGCGGCCGTTGGGTGCTGCGCGCCGACCGGCTCGGGTTGCGCACGGTCGCGTTCAGCCCGGATGGCTGTCGCCTGGCAGCCGCCGGCTACGACGGCGTCCTGCTCGAGTGGAACCTCACCGAGCCGTACGACATCGCGCGCCGCAGCGTGCGCCGCCGGACGGGCCACCGCGGCGCGATCAGTCACGTCGCCTACTCGCCCGACGGCGAGTGGCTCGCGTCCGCGGGGGCCGACGGCACGGTGCGGCTGTGGCCGCGCGATCACCGGCCGCCCCGCGTGTTGTCGGGCCACGGCCGCCGCGTGCGGCGCGTCGCGTTTTCGCCCGACGGGCGGTACCTCGCGTCGGCCGGAATCGACTGCTGCGTGCGGCTGTGGGACGTCCGCAGCGGCCGTTGCGAGGACATCGTCGGGCTGGAGCATCCGACCTCGTGGGTGACGTTTTCGCCGGACGGGGAGCACCTTCTGTCGTGCAGCTCGCCGCGGTCGGTGGTCGTCACGCGGGTGCCGCGGCGGCGCACGGTTCGGCTGGCGCAGGCGCCGATTCGGCGCGCGCGGCGCACGTCGTCGGCGGGGGCGTACGTGCTGGCGGCCGGCCTGGTGGCCGCGGCCGCGGCCGCCGCCGCGCTGATGTGGACGTAGGCGGCGATCGGGCGCCCGCCGGCGCGGCTGTGCCGCCGGCCGGCGCGGTGCGGGGCGCCCGCCGCGGGCGGGTCGATCGCCTCGCGCAGCGCGTCCTCGAGCGCCGCCCGCGCCTCGCCCTCGCGGGGCGCCCGCCGCGGGCGGGTAGATCGCCTCGCGCACCCGTGCGTTCTGACCGGCATGTTCGCGCACCGGATGACCTGGATCGCCGCTGTCTTCGTCGCCGCCGCGTGCGGTACGGCTCGCGCCGACGCTCGCCCCGACCGCCCCCTTCGGGTCGCAGAGCGCCCGCGGGCGCCGTATTCGCTCGAAATTCTGGATAAATACGGACGGCCGTTGCCGACGTTCGAGCACCGCGGTCGCTTCTACGTCCTGGGCAACGTCGACCAGCGCTACGTCATTCGCGTCACCAACCCGACCGACCGGCGGGTGGAGGCGGTGGTGTCGGTCGACGGCCTCGACGTGATCGACGGCCGGCCGGCCGACCTGCGCAAGCGCGGCTACGTGGTGCCGGCGCGCGGCGAGCTGCGCATCGAGGGCTTTCGCGTATCGACCCGCGAGGTCGCCGCGTTCCGGTTCTCGGCGGTGGCCGATTCGTACGCGGCGCGCAAGGGGAAACCGCGCCACGTCGGCGTCATCGGCCTGGCCGTGTTCGAGGAACGGGAGCCCCCTCAGGTGATCGTCGATGCGCCGCCGGTCCCCGACGACCGTCGCGACCGCTACGACTACGACTTCGAGGACGACCTCGTCGAGGGCGAGCTGGCGCCGCCGCCGGCGGCCGGCACCGGGGGCGCGCGTCACGCCGCGCCGGCCGGCGCGGACGCGCCGGCGGCCAAGACGGCGTCGCCGCGGCGGGCCCCGGCCGAGCGGTGCTGCGGCTGGCGCCCGCGCGGCCGGCCCGGACTCGGCACCGAGTTCGGCGAGCGCCGCAGCTCGCCGGTGCAGTGGACCCGATTCGAGCGCAAGAACCCGGCGGTGCCGGACGCGGTCGCCGAGCTGCGCTACAACGACGTGGACGGCCTGCGCGCGCTCGGCATCGACATCGCGCCGCGGGTGACCGCCGCCGAGATCGAGACGCGGGAGACGGCCGACCCGTTCCCCGGCTCGCGGTTTGCCGAACCGCCGCGCTGATCGGCGCGCCCACCGCGAGCGGTGCCGCCGGTCGCATCATCGCCGGCGGCCGTCGCAGTCGTAAAACGGGTTCTTGATGCCGGGCACGCACTTGCCGGCGGGCCGCATGCGGCAGACGGCTCTGCGCCGCCGGCCGTCGAACGCGACGACCACCGCGCCCGGCCGATATCCGTTGCGAACGCAACGGACGCGAAGGCGAACGCCGCGCGGGCGCGCGAGCGCGGCGCGGCCGACGCCGGCCACCGTGCCGTCGGGCAACACCAGGCGGCCGCCGGGCGGCGCGGTCGTCACCACGACGCGGACCGGCGCCGCCATCGCGCCGGCGTCGCCGGCGCGAGCGGCTCCGCCGTCGGCGTTCGCATCGGTCGCCGTCGCCGCGTCGCGGGCGCCCGCGCCGGCGTCGCGGGTAGCCGCGTCGTCGGCGGCGCCGGCCGCGCCCGCGCGGGCGATCGCGCGCGGGTGCGCCGGCTGCGCGCGTTCGCGCGGCCACAGGGTGACGGCGGCGACGGCGACCGCGGCGACCAGCGCGACGGAACCGATCGCGACCGCGCGCGCGCGCCGCTCGAGGCCGCCGCGGCGCGCGGGCTCCGGCGGCCCGGGCAGCTGTTCGGGCGGCACGCGCAGCGGCGCCGCGCGCGGCCGTTGCGCGGCGGCGTCGGTCGGCTGCGCCAGCGTCGCGACGCCGTCGGGACCGATCCACCACTGGCCCGGCGCGAGCGTCGGATCGGCCGGGCCGGCGACCGGAGGATCGGCGCGCGCGGGCGGCGCGGTGGCTCCGCGCGGGGCGTCGGCCCCGCCCGCGGCGAACTGCAGCGCGTCGATGAACTCGGCCATCGACCCGAATCGGCGGTCGCGGTCCGATTCGAGCGCGCGCATCACCACGCGCTCGAACGCGTCGCTGAAGCCCACCTCCGGCGCGACCTCCCCCGGCGGGCGCACCGGGTCCTGGATGACCTGCACCAAGGTCTCCATCGTCGTCGCGCCCTTGTGCGGCGGCCGGCCGGTCACCATGTGGTACAGCACCGCGCCGAGCGCGTACACGTCCGCCCGGTGGTCGAGGTCGGCGCGGCCCATCGCCTGCTCCGGCGGCATGTACTCGGGCGTGCCGAACACCGCGCCCTGGCGCGTGAGCCGCGGCGACAGCGTGCTGGGTCCGTCGAGGTGCGTCACCTTCGCGATGCCGAAGTCGGCGAGCTTGACGAAGTCGGTGCGGCCGCCGCCGCTCACGAGGAACACGTTTTCCGGTTTGACGTCGCGGTGCACGATGCCCTTGCCGTGGGCGGCGGCGAGGGCCCGGCCGATTTGCACCGCGATGCCCACCGCCCGCGCGACGTACAGCCGGCCGTGCTCGCTCAGCACCTGCGCCAGCGTCGGGCCTTCGACGAGTTCCATCACCTGGAACGTCGTCCCGTCGCGAGTCGTGCCGAAATCGGTGACGTCCACGATGTTCGGGTGGCCGATCCGCGACGCGGCCTTGGCCTCTTGAATGAAGCGGCGGACGATCGTCGGATCGCGCGCCGCCTCCGGCTTGAGCACTTTGATCGCCACTCGCTTTTCGATCAGGATGTGCTGCGCCAGGTAGACGACCCCCATGCCGCCTTCGCCGAGGCGGTCGAGGATCTGGTAGCGGCGGTCGAGGGTCGTGCCGATCACGACGGTAGCGGCGGTGATCGTAGCGCGTCGCGCCGGGTCGGGCGGTCAGCGCGCACGCGCCGCCGCGGCAGACGCGCCGCTTCGCCCGGAGGTCCGGCCGGCCAGAGTCCAATGCGCGGTGCCGCGCCCGGGCCCCGCGCGGGCCCAATCGCGCTCGGGCGGGGTGCAGCTCGCTCGAGGATCAGTTGCCCCGGACGTCGGGCAGATCGGCGGCCACGCGGAAGTAGGTGAACAACTCGCCGTTGGCCGCGACCGCCAGCGCGGCCTGCCCGCCGGAACCGAACGGGGCCACTTGCACGTCGCGGCCGAACGCCTGGTCTTTCTCCGGGTCGATGTCGTGCAACGTGTTGATCTCGTCGAACGACTGGCCGTCGGACGCCAGCCGCAGCACGCGCACGAGCCCGGCGCCGGCCACGCCGTCGACCGCCGCGTCGGGGGCGCCGACGATCAACTCGTCAGTTCCGTCGCCGTCGAGGTCGCCGGCGTCGAGGGCGGCGACCCCCGCCTGGTCGACGGTCACCTCCGACGCCGATCCAGCGGCATCGAGGAACACCACGACGCGGTCGGTGAGCGGCGACGACGCGGCGAGGTCGATCGCGCCATCGCCGTCGAAGTCGCCGGCGACGAGCTGGGAGCCAAGGTCGGGCGCTCCGTCCGTCGCGGCCAGCGGCCCGACCTTCGGGGCGCGCGCCGGCGTCGCAGCCGGGTCGAAGCACATGGCGCCGTCGGCGGCCTGGACCAGGGAGCCGTCGAACGCGACGATCTCGCCCGCGGGCGACGCGAGGTCGGGCGCGAGCGCGCCCCGCGCGACGACGATCTCGTCGACGCCGTCGCCGTCGAGGTCGACGACCAGCACGCTCCGGGCGACCTCGGCGCCGATCGCGCACCGGACCGGGTCGAGCGCGGCCGCCGTGCGCGCGACGTCCGGGAACAGGACCACCTGGGTCGTCGCAGTGGCCGCGAGGTCGAGGGTGCCGTCGGTGGTCGCCGCGTCGTCGACGTCGGTCTCGCCGAACGCGACCGCCGCGCCGAGCGCCTCGACGCCCGGCACCGGTACGATGCCGCGGACGATCTCGAACGTGTCGGGGTGGACGACGAGGATGGCGCCGGTGGCCGTCCCGGTCATCGCCTCCTCGTCGGGCAGCCCGAGGGCTGCGACCCCGTCGCCGCGCACCAGCGTCCGCGAGCCGACGAACGGCCGGCGGGGGTCGATCGCGCTGGTCGTCGCGACCTGGAAGATGTCGGTCACGCGCCGGCCGAGCGCGTTCGACTTACCGGATGCGTCGAAGGTGACGCGCCCGAGCGCGCCGGGCAGGTTGCCGGCCACCAGAACGCGCGTGCCGGCGCCGTCCGGCCGCGCGGCGTACGCCAGCGCAAACGGGTACTCCTTCGACGGGATGTCGCCGGGAGTCCCGCTCGCGTCGACCCACATGTCGTCGGTGAGGTCGTCGAACACGCGCGGGTCGCACGCCGCGAGCGTCAACGCGGCGGCGGCCGCGCACCCCAAGGTCGTCGCGGTGCGGGTCACCAGGTCACCTCCAGGCCGAGGCCGGCAAAGCCGGGGCCGACCGCCGGCGTCAACGCGATGCTGCTCACGTCGGTCGTCGCGGTCGACGGCCGTCCCTTGTCGCGGAACGTGTAGTACACGGCGGTCGCGAACGTGGCCGCGCCGAGCGCGTACGCCGCGTCCGCGCCGATCGCAAATAGCATTCCGCGCCGAAGCCGCGGGTCTTTCGGATCGGGGGGCGGCATGCCGCGGTCGATGTCCGCGGCGATCTCGTCCTCCAGGTTCTTGGCCTGCATCCCCAGCCACACGCCGCCGCCGGTGAACGCCGCGGCGAACACGTAGGCCCACACCGCATCCGCGCGCGAGGGCTTGGGCGCGAGGTTCGGGCGCACGGTGATTTCGGTCTTTTGTCGGACGTCGATGTCGCGCGAGTACGACTTGTATCCGGAGCGCGTGATCTTGATCGTGTGGCGTCCTTCGGCCACCGGCCATCGACACGGGCCGTCGCACACTTTCTTGCCGTCGATGTACAGGCGGATCTTCTCGACGTCGCGACCGCGTACGTTGATGTAACCGACCTCCTTGCCGGACAGCTCGGCCTTGATCTCTTTCGTTTCACCGGGAACGATTTCGACCTCGACGTAGTACTCGTCGTAGC is a genomic window of Deltaproteobacteria bacterium containing:
- a CDS encoding N-acetylmuramoyl-L-alanine amidase; the protein is MGAVGHAARRRARALVAGAAAVTAVASAAAVAAPSRPAPPVAACGIEDPRVAQAAPPVPRRRGETPGLAASAPPLVRRIAPARRAVGRGAHGGALAGKTVYVSAGHGFTWNATVGAWRTQRGNTHDLVEDLVSAETVDQFLIPYLVNMGAYVVPVREADLNPNRDIVDDATDDGRFVAEGSPAPADDGVGFGVVAEPIAGDVNPFESGRAVALPTTAQETARVTWVLDVPERGEYNVYVAYVQRPDRASDAHYIVRHAGGETHFRVDQRRHGSTWVRLGRFYFDAGVAPNAGSVTLANDSADAGTTVSADAVRIGGGMGTIDRGGGVSGRPMFENAARYYAQLSGAPPSVYDYTTADGNDDVGTRSRFAAWDHEDGEDAVYVAWHTNAPSPARGTSSFAYGPSAYGSVDEFTGVPGSLELMDAIHRELIGDIRAAWDPEWTDRGQHTAYFGEVNPNHNPEMPAALFEVAFHDTAEDADALRDPRFRRLAARAIAQGVARYFAARDGAELVLPPEPPAGVSATQAGGVVTLAWRPPEPDPAGGDPPDAYVVYLSGDGHAFDDGRVVDGERLELTGLSPGEAVYARVTAINAGGESLPSPVVGARVATGPAARVLVVGGFDRLDGAMLVREDLSAYALGTVDRGLLDRINDGSYAARHGAAIAAAGVSFDGADHTAVAAGDVDLGRYDLVDWFVGEESTADVPFDGAERAAIAAFVAGGGGLFVSGSEIGWALEDRGLAPGFVADVLRAAFVADDAGTYGVVAAGEPFDGLAALAFDDRGPGGYDAEFPDVWAPADGSGAVVALRYDGGGGAAIAWRDPTGGARTLTFGFPFETISGESARADVMARALAFFGVDPDPPPIGPDAGAGAGADAGAGGSGGEVTAGCGCRATSGRRPWPASPICVFFAAVWTIRRLSSRPRRSSGRSRRSRRSTRRATSAR
- a CDS encoding serine/threonine protein kinase produces the protein MIGTTLDRRYQILDRLGEGGMGVVYLAQHILIEKRVAIKVLKPEAARDPTIVRRFIQEAKAASRIGHPNIVDVTDFGTTRDGTTFQVMELVEGPTLAQVLSEHGRLYVARAVGIAVQIGRALAAAHGKGIVHRDVKPENVFLVSGGGRTDFVKLADFGIAKVTHLDGPSTLSPRLTRQGAVFGTPEYMPPEQAMGRADLDHRADVYALGAVLYHMVTGRPPHKGATTMETLVQVIQDPVRPPGEVAPEVGFSDAFERVVMRALESDRDRRFGSMAEFIDALQFAAGGADAPRGATAPPARADPPVAGPADPTLAPGQWWIGPDGVATLAQPTDAAAQRPRAAPLRVPPEQLPGPPEPARRGGLERRARAVAIGSVALVAAVAVAAVTLWPRERAQPAHPRAIARAGAAGAADDAATRDAGAGARDAATATDANADGGAARAGDAGAMAAPVRVVVTTAPPGGRLVLPDGTVAGVGRAALARPRGVRLRVRCVRNGYRPGAVVVAFDGRRRRAVCRMRPAGKCVPGIKNPFYDCDGRRR
- a CDS encoding VCBS repeat-containing protein, coding for MTRTATTLGCAAAAALTLAACDPRVFDDLTDDMWVDASGTPGDIPSKEYPFALAYAARPDGAGTRVLVAGNLPGALGRVTFDASGKSNALGRRVTDIFQVATTSAIDPRRPFVGSRTLVRGDGVAALGLPDEEAMTGTATGAILVVHPDTFEIVRGIVPVPGVEALGAAVAFGETDVDDAATTDGTLDLAATATTQVVLFPDVARTAAALDPVRCAIGAEVARSVLVVDLDGDGVDEIVVARGALAPDLASPAGEIVAFDGSLVQAADGAMCFDPAATPARAPKVGPLAATDGAPDLGSQLVAGDFDGDGAIDLAASSPLTDRVVVFLDAAGSASEVTVDQAGVAALDAGDLDGDGTDELIVGAPDAAVDGVAGAGLVRVLRLASDGQSFDEINTLHDIDPEKDQAFGRDVQVAPFGSGGQAALAVAANGELFTYFRVAADLPDVRGN